From Nitrospirota bacterium, one genomic window encodes:
- the pheT gene encoding phenylalanine--tRNA ligase subunit beta, which yields MPTITIFKQDLEGLLAGPGEARQPITLEQIEDSLMLVKGELKGQNPDTGELRIELQDSNRPDLWCCEGIARQIRVKRQGSLPKYDFLATKPQSPKRLNVTPGLEKVRPFVAACTATGYRVTKDGLAQLIQTQEKLAEMFGRKRRTVSIGLYRLTAIEFPVTYDLVKPGEAAFTPLGMDTVMTLGEILLVHPKGLEFGGILAGQDRLPFLRDAKGRALSFPPIINSREIGEVKVGDDALFVEVTGTDLSMVVLTLNIFAANLADRGAVIEPIEVRYPYKTDLGEAVMTPQDLGRSRTLSVHTIEQALGQALGVHEVAKALVGYGYEVTTEAEQVTVTLPLYRQDLMHAMDVVEDVAISRGYADFLPVMPSQFTVGGLSRIEEFSDRVRALMVGMGFQEIISNILGSPQDLRDAMRLEGTEWGQLVEVDNVMSLNFSALRQWMLPSLLRVEAASNRAFYPHRIFEAGEVARPDPAQALGSRTVMVLGGMIAHADAHFSEIHSCLDTLFYYVGQAYSLEPIQHPSFLAGRAGSVMSEGKRVGVIGELHPEVLERWQISVPAVAFEIELTQLAERP from the coding sequence ATGCCCACGATTACGATTTTCAAACAGGATCTTGAGGGATTGCTTGCAGGGCCTGGAGAGGCCCGTCAACCGATTACGCTGGAACAAATCGAAGACTCGTTGATGCTCGTGAAGGGTGAGTTGAAGGGGCAGAATCCGGATACCGGCGAACTGCGCATTGAATTACAAGATAGCAACCGTCCCGATCTCTGGTGCTGCGAAGGGATTGCACGGCAGATCCGGGTGAAGCGGCAGGGTTCCCTTCCGAAGTACGACTTTCTTGCGACCAAACCGCAATCACCGAAGCGACTGAACGTGACTCCCGGCCTGGAGAAGGTTCGCCCATTTGTGGCGGCCTGCACGGCGACCGGTTATCGCGTGACGAAAGATGGTCTTGCGCAGCTGATCCAGACACAAGAAAAACTGGCCGAGATGTTCGGCCGTAAACGACGGACCGTGTCGATCGGGCTCTATCGGCTTACGGCGATCGAGTTTCCTGTTACCTATGACTTGGTGAAGCCAGGCGAAGCCGCCTTCACGCCGCTGGGTATGGATACGGTCATGACGTTGGGAGAAATATTGCTCGTCCATCCCAAGGGCTTGGAGTTCGGCGGGATTCTCGCTGGGCAGGATCGGTTGCCATTCTTGCGCGATGCGAAGGGGCGAGCCCTTTCCTTCCCGCCGATCATCAATAGCCGTGAAATCGGCGAAGTGAAGGTGGGAGACGATGCCCTCTTCGTCGAGGTGACTGGCACTGACCTTTCGATGGTGGTCCTGACTCTCAATATTTTTGCAGCGAATCTGGCAGATCGTGGCGCAGTGATTGAGCCGATCGAAGTGCGCTATCCCTACAAGACCGATCTCGGCGAGGCCGTTATGACTCCCCAAGATCTGGGAAGGTCGCGGACACTTTCTGTCCATACGATTGAGCAGGCCCTTGGGCAGGCCTTAGGCGTTCATGAAGTGGCCAAGGCCTTAGTGGGCTATGGCTATGAGGTGACGACGGAGGCTGAACAAGTGACGGTGACACTTCCGTTGTATCGACAGGATCTGATGCATGCGATGGATGTCGTCGAAGATGTGGCGATCAGTCGAGGATACGCGGACTTTTTGCCGGTGATGCCTTCGCAGTTCACGGTCGGGGGGCTTTCACGTATCGAAGAGTTCTCCGACAGGGTGCGAGCGCTCATGGTCGGTATGGGCTTTCAGGAAATTATTTCCAACATTCTCGGTTCCCCGCAGGACCTGCGTGATGCGATGCGGCTGGAAGGGACTGAGTGGGGGCAGCTGGTCGAGGTGGACAATGTAATGTCCTTGAACTTCTCTGCGCTTCGGCAATGGATGCTTCCGTCGTTGCTTCGCGTAGAAGCGGCATCGAACCGGGCCTTTTACCCCCATCGGATATTCGAAGCCGGCGAAGTGGCCAGGCCTGATCCTGCGCAGGCTCTCGGGTCACGCACAGTCATGGTGCTCGGCGGGATGATCGCTCATGCCGATGCGCATTTCTCTGAAATCCACTCCTGTCTGGACACATTATTTTACTATGTGGGACAAGCGTACAGCTTAGAGCCGATTCAGCATCCGTCATTTCTTGCCGGACGTGCAGGCAGTGTTATGTCCGAAGGGAAACGGGTTGGTGTGATTGGGGAGTTGCACCCGGAAGTACTCGAACGATGGCAGATCAGCGTCCCAGCCGTCGCATTTGAAATCGAGCTGACACAACTAGCCGAGCGGCCCTGA
- the rplT gene encoding 50S ribosomal protein L20 has product MPRAKGGPKTRHRRKKRLKLAKGQYGGKSRLFRTATESVDKGQAYAYTGRKNRKRDFRVLWIARINAAVRAHGLTYGRFINALKKANILLDRKVLSDMAIKDATGFEQLVGLAKQHLAPAAA; this is encoded by the coding sequence ATGCCTCGCGCAAAAGGTGGCCCCAAAACAAGACATCGTCGGAAGAAACGGCTGAAACTGGCTAAAGGACAGTACGGTGGGAAGAGCCGTCTGTTCCGCACTGCAACAGAATCAGTTGATAAGGGACAGGCGTACGCCTATACCGGACGGAAAAATCGGAAACGGGATTTTCGTGTATTGTGGATTGCGCGCATCAACGCGGCAGTTCGGGCACATGGACTCACCTATGGCCGGTTTATCAATGCCCTGAAGAAAGCGAATATCCTCTTGGACCGCAAGGTCCTCTCGGATATGGCGATCAAGGATGCCACGGGATTCGAGCAGTTGGTCGGTCTTGCCAAGCAACACCTTGCTCCGGCTGCTGCCTAA
- the rpmI gene encoding 50S ribosomal protein L35 translates to MKKRKMKSHSGAKKRFTRTGSGKLVRRKAGKRHILTSKTQDRKRRLSGTVLVDKTKTQALDRLLPYS, encoded by the coding sequence ATGAAGAAAAGGAAGATGAAATCCCATAGTGGAGCCAAAAAGCGGTTTACCCGCACCGGCTCTGGAAAATTGGTCAGGCGGAAAGCGGGAAAGCGCCATATCCTCACCAGCAAGACGCAGGATCGGAAGCGCCGGTTGAGCGGCACGGTTCTCGTGGATAAGACCAAAACTCAGGCGCTGGATCGCTTATTGCCCTACAGCTAA
- the infC gene encoding translation initiation factor IF-3: MVPKLRVNREIRVREVRVIGPESEQLGILLTADAFKQAQDQGYDLVEIAPTSVPPVCRIMDYGKYKFELSKKDHQNRRHQKSTQVKEIKLRPRTDKHDLEIKVRQIKGFLADGNKTKVVLTYRGREMANQEMGRTLMNTVIAEVGEKGTIEYAPRMEGRSLIMIVAPK; this comes from the coding sequence ATCGTCCCCAAACTACGAGTTAACCGAGAGATCAGAGTACGCGAAGTCCGGGTGATTGGGCCAGAGAGTGAACAGCTTGGCATTCTCCTGACGGCGGATGCCTTCAAACAGGCACAAGATCAGGGGTATGACCTCGTCGAGATCGCCCCGACGTCAGTGCCTCCCGTATGCCGCATTATGGACTACGGGAAATATAAGTTTGAGCTGAGCAAGAAAGATCACCAAAACCGGCGCCACCAAAAGTCGACGCAGGTCAAAGAAATCAAGCTGCGCCCTCGAACGGATAAACACGACTTGGAGATCAAGGTTCGACAGATCAAGGGATTTCTGGCCGACGGCAATAAGACGAAAGTCGTCTTGACATACCGCGGGCGTGAAATGGCGAACCAGGAAATGGGCCGAACGCTCATGAATACGGTGATCGCCGAAGTGGGAGAGAAGGGCACGATCGAGTACGCCCCCCGAATGGAAGGGCGGAGCTTGATCATGATCGTGGCGCCCAAGTAA
- the thrS gene encoding threonine--tRNA ligase — translation MKITLTDGSSRDIPAGQTVGSALSALGLKLGPNILAAKVNGQTVDLSCALTEDAEVAPLQFDSVEGREVYRHSSTHIMAQAVKEIFPTAQLTVGPALEDGFFYDFAYERPFTPEDLERIEARAKEIIKRALPVKRTELSKQEAVKFFQSRGENYKVELIQGFPDNEPISAYSQGEFTDLCRGPHLPTTGHVGAFKLLNTAGAYWRGDERNPMLQRIYGTSFPSQAELDAHLARLEEIKRRDHRKVGKELDLISIQDEIGPGLILWHPKGATIRLLIENFWRDQHIQNGYELVYSPHVARLDLWKTSGHVDYYRDNMFAPMMLENSEYQLKPMNCPFHIMIYKSHLRSYRDLPIRYGELGTVYRYERTGVLHGLLRVRGFTQDDAHLFCRPDQIESEVSQVLDFTFFILGTFGFTDFEVYLSTKPEKSVGSEERWAQATSALEAALKGRGIVYQIDPGEGVFYGPKIDIKIKDALGRSWQCSTIQVDFNNPERFELGYIGEDGKVHQPIMIHRALMGSIERFFGILIEHFGGAFPTWLAPVQATVMSITDSQRPYVAEVVAQLKAAGFRAEADLRNEKIGLKIREAEKAKVPFMFVVGDREVQSGTLAIRGRSGANLGSMTVAGALDLLRADLKPAGQQHSLTQ, via the coding sequence ATGAAAATTACGCTCACAGACGGCAGTAGTCGGGATATTCCGGCAGGACAAACCGTTGGGTCTGCCCTGTCGGCTCTCGGCCTGAAGCTTGGCCCGAACATCCTCGCTGCGAAGGTGAACGGCCAAACCGTCGATCTCTCATGTGCACTGACTGAAGATGCTGAAGTGGCCCCATTGCAATTCGACAGCGTGGAAGGCCGCGAGGTCTACCGCCATAGCAGCACCCACATCATGGCGCAGGCCGTCAAAGAAATATTTCCCACCGCACAACTGACGGTCGGCCCGGCTCTTGAGGACGGGTTCTTCTACGACTTTGCCTATGAACGCCCCTTTACCCCGGAAGATCTTGAGAGAATTGAAGCGCGTGCGAAAGAGATCATCAAGCGCGCCCTTCCCGTGAAACGCACGGAACTCTCAAAACAAGAGGCCGTGAAGTTTTTTCAGTCTCGTGGCGAGAACTATAAAGTTGAACTAATTCAGGGATTCCCGGATAACGAACCGATCTCTGCCTATAGTCAGGGGGAATTTACCGATCTCTGCCGCGGCCCGCATCTTCCGACGACAGGTCATGTCGGAGCGTTCAAGCTGCTGAACACGGCCGGAGCCTACTGGCGCGGTGACGAGCGCAATCCCATGCTGCAGCGGATCTACGGGACCTCCTTCCCGTCCCAGGCGGAGCTCGACGCGCATCTTGCCCGGCTCGAAGAGATTAAGCGACGAGACCACCGCAAAGTCGGCAAGGAGCTCGACTTGATCTCAATCCAGGATGAAATCGGCCCTGGCCTGATCCTCTGGCACCCGAAGGGCGCAACGATACGATTGTTGATCGAAAACTTTTGGCGCGACCAGCATATTCAGAACGGGTACGAACTGGTGTATTCCCCTCATGTCGCGCGGCTCGATCTCTGGAAAACCAGCGGCCACGTCGATTACTACCGCGATAATATGTTCGCACCCATGATGCTTGAGAACAGCGAATACCAGCTCAAGCCGATGAATTGCCCGTTCCATATCATGATCTATAAGTCGCATCTGCGCAGTTACCGGGACCTCCCCATCCGTTATGGCGAATTAGGGACCGTCTACCGGTACGAACGGACCGGCGTACTCCATGGTTTGCTGCGAGTCCGAGGCTTTACACAAGACGATGCGCACCTGTTCTGTCGGCCCGATCAGATTGAAAGCGAAGTCAGCCAGGTTCTGGACTTCACGTTCTTTATTCTCGGCACCTTCGGATTCACCGACTTTGAAGTGTACCTCTCGACGAAACCGGAGAAGTCAGTCGGTTCGGAAGAACGATGGGCCCAGGCCACCAGCGCGCTCGAAGCCGCATTGAAGGGTCGAGGCATCGTCTACCAGATCGATCCGGGCGAAGGCGTCTTCTACGGGCCAAAGATTGATATCAAAATCAAGGATGCGCTGGGTCGCTCCTGGCAATGCTCGACCATTCAAGTCGACTTCAATAATCCCGAGCGGTTCGAGTTGGGTTATATCGGAGAAGACGGCAAAGTTCACCAGCCGATCATGATCCATCGGGCCCTGATGGGATCGATCGAACGGTTCTTCGGCATTCTGATCGAGCATTTCGGCGGCGCCTTCCCAACCTGGCTCGCCCCGGTTCAGGCAACCGTCATGTCCATCACGGATAGCCAGCGGCCCTACGTTGCCGAGGTCGTGGCCCAGCTCAAGGCTGCCGGATTCCGCGCTGAAGCAGACCTTCGGAATGAAAAAATAGGGCTCAAAATTCGAGAAGCAGAAAAAGCGAAGGTTCCATTTATGTTTGTGGTTGGCGACCGAGAAGTGCAGAGTGGGACTCTGGCTATACGGGGCCGGAGCGGTGCCAACCTCGGCAGCATGACCGTCGCGGGAGCGCTCGACCTGCTCCGTGCAGACCTTAAGCCGGCAGGGCAGCAACATTCACTGACACAATAA
- a CDS encoding HU family DNA-binding protein has protein sequence MARSRVVQPNNRRGTMTKEELIAKMAASAGITKVAAGTALQAFTGAVTTSLKKGQRVSLVNFGTFTVAKRKARLGRNPRTGEALRIPAAKVPKFSAGKILKSAVR, from the coding sequence ATGGCAAGGAGTCGCGTAGTTCAACCCAACAACAGGAGGGGCACGATGACGAAAGAAGAGCTGATCGCAAAAATGGCGGCATCCGCTGGTATCACCAAGGTTGCCGCAGGCACTGCGTTACAGGCCTTTACCGGCGCAGTGACCACATCCCTGAAAAAGGGACAACGCGTGTCGCTGGTGAATTTCGGGACCTTTACGGTCGCCAAACGGAAAGCCCGGCTTGGACGTAATCCCCGAACCGGTGAGGCGCTACGAATTCCCGCCGCCAAAGTCCCGAAGTTCTCGGCAGGGAAAATTCTCAAGTCAGCCGTCCGGTAA
- a CDS encoding helix-turn-helix domain-containing protein, with the protein MSPTSSVFSILLLCGDPDVQSQVNHIFKDASVTMAKDAAALPKETARRTFDVVIVESKPGSSDGTAAISTDMNLAQSLLITGSRTVLKRAAKSMQVIARQNNTGANGKDALSLEDYLEWKMGDFVKGMRNGSGRNLHPMLITAIERPLITRALQETKGNQIQAAELLGLNRNTLRKKIHDLHIPVKRNRTTRTRET; encoded by the coding sequence ATGTCGCCTACATCTTCCGTCTTCAGTATTTTGCTTCTCTGCGGCGACCCAGACGTCCAGAGTCAGGTCAACCACATATTCAAAGATGCCTCTGTGACGATGGCAAAAGACGCGGCCGCTTTGCCCAAAGAGACAGCGCGACGCACATTTGATGTAGTCATCGTCGAATCGAAACCCGGATCGTCCGATGGAACCGCTGCCATCTCCACCGATATGAATCTCGCGCAGAGCCTGCTCATCACCGGTTCCCGAACCGTACTCAAACGAGCCGCCAAGTCCATGCAGGTGATCGCGCGGCAGAATAATACGGGAGCGAACGGAAAAGACGCCCTGTCGCTTGAGGACTATCTCGAATGGAAGATGGGAGATTTCGTGAAGGGGATGCGAAACGGTTCAGGACGCAACCTACATCCCATGTTGATCACGGCCATCGAACGGCCCTTGATCACCAGAGCGCTTCAGGAAACCAAAGGCAACCAGATCCAGGCAGCAGAGTTACTAGGCTTGAACCGGAACACCCTTAGAAAAAAGATCCATGACCTGCATATTCCCGTGAAACGGAATCGGACTACGCGAACGCGAGAAACCTAA
- a CDS encoding Rrf2 family transcriptional regulator, with protein sequence MKVSLRATYGIMAAVDLAMHLGTAPVQAKSIARRQAIPARFLEQVLHGMKKAGLVSSLRGAQGGYVLSKKPSEVSVVEILEALDGPLSTPSGGAGRAQVKRLSKPELLLGKMWEQVHQAERHVLEAISVEELAGQQRALEQERSLMYHI encoded by the coding sequence ATGAAAGTGTCTTTGAGGGCAACGTACGGGATCATGGCGGCTGTCGACTTAGCGATGCATCTTGGGACGGCGCCTGTTCAGGCCAAATCGATTGCACGCCGGCAAGCCATCCCTGCTCGCTTTCTCGAGCAGGTCCTCCATGGAATGAAGAAGGCCGGTCTTGTGTCGAGTCTTCGAGGTGCTCAAGGGGGCTATGTGTTGTCGAAAAAACCGTCCGAAGTATCGGTCGTCGAAATCCTCGAAGCACTCGATGGCCCGCTTTCAACCCCGAGCGGCGGCGCTGGGCGCGCACAGGTGAAACGGCTGAGTAAGCCGGAGTTGCTGCTTGGAAAGATGTGGGAGCAGGTCCATCAGGCGGAGCGCCATGTGCTCGAAGCGATCAGCGTGGAAGAATTAGCCGGGCAGCAACGAGCGCTCGAGCAAGAGCGATCGTTGATGTACCATATTTGA
- a CDS encoding sulfurtransferase TusA family protein, with protein sequence MSHTPLNTVSIKTEPISPAIAEEIETFEAEATRLASGDVSSDLFRPFRLQYGIYGQRQAGVQMVRIKIPFGGMTANQLRRVAELTEQYATGVGHVTTRQDIQLHFVELKDVPTIMRGLAEVGLTTREACANTVRNVTACHLAGVCQGEVFDVTPYAKTVALHLLRNPLNQSLPRKFKIAFSGCKQDCALTPIHDVGLLAAKRADGVIGFRMVAGGGLGSAPRLAQVLREFTPMDELIPSVEAVIRVFDTLGNRKNRTKARMKFVIEKLGFEEFKRRWEEAYISMGHARPTHEPIKLLSYPDEPVPLIMPTSSRPKQAAGQTNGHANGAPAETPFEMWRRTNVVRQKQEGYVAAVTKLFMGDLTTEQMLLIADLADRYSNGNIRTTINQNMIIRWIPESRIADLYADLASQGLADPGAELVEDIIACPGTDTCGLGITSSKGLARALAEVFPAGRVPEDLHDVTVKISGCHNSCAQHHIATIGLHGVGKRIADHVAPFYELHLGGKVDGTAKIGQMVVKLPAKSVSAAITHLIRVYRRDRLSGEGLPAFIDRVGKIKLKDELIPYTIVPSFQEDPTFYYDWEGEAEFVLEDLGPGECAGGALEMIENGILEADQELYQAKLLVDNHQYSVSVNKSYRAVLSAAKALLVTEGLEPSTDAETFIEFDSRIAQKGIVPAMYRDLRKSVGDLGPKETTGESAREKMVFAKGFVDACRSATEQMGKDLKLAAVGQATVVTASPTPAVKPALSSVTAPAASGAPVYDLRGVACPLNYVKTKLKLEMMDAGEQLEVWLDAGEPIKNVPLSLKNDGHKLLLQEPLEAEAAHYRILVEKVE encoded by the coding sequence ATGAGTCATACACCATTGAATACAGTTTCGATCAAGACAGAGCCCATTTCTCCTGCCATTGCCGAGGAGATCGAGACCTTTGAAGCCGAGGCGACACGCTTGGCTTCCGGCGACGTGTCGAGCGATTTGTTCAGGCCGTTTCGTCTCCAATACGGTATTTACGGACAGCGGCAAGCCGGTGTCCAGATGGTGCGTATCAAGATCCCTTTCGGTGGCATGACGGCCAATCAGCTTCGCCGCGTTGCAGAATTGACCGAGCAATATGCGACCGGGGTTGGACATGTCACGACGCGTCAGGATATCCAGTTGCATTTCGTCGAACTCAAGGATGTGCCGACAATCATGCGTGGGTTGGCAGAAGTCGGGTTAACGACGAGAGAGGCCTGCGCCAACACCGTTCGTAATGTGACGGCCTGCCATCTTGCCGGGGTCTGTCAGGGGGAAGTATTTGACGTCACGCCCTATGCGAAAACCGTGGCGCTGCACCTGTTGCGGAACCCGCTCAACCAGAGCCTTCCCCGAAAGTTCAAGATCGCGTTCTCCGGTTGCAAACAGGATTGCGCGCTCACACCGATTCACGATGTCGGTCTGCTCGCGGCGAAACGTGCCGATGGAGTCATCGGCTTTCGCATGGTGGCAGGCGGCGGACTCGGTTCGGCCCCTCGCCTGGCCCAGGTCCTCCGGGAGTTCACCCCGATGGACGAACTCATTCCGAGTGTCGAAGCGGTGATCCGAGTATTCGATACCTTGGGCAATCGAAAGAATCGGACGAAGGCCCGGATGAAGTTCGTGATCGAAAAGCTGGGCTTCGAGGAGTTTAAACGTCGTTGGGAAGAGGCCTATATATCGATGGGGCATGCCCGTCCGACCCACGAGCCCATCAAATTACTGTCGTATCCGGATGAACCTGTTCCCCTCATCATGCCGACGTCGAGTAGACCGAAGCAGGCGGCGGGGCAAACCAATGGCCATGCCAATGGCGCACCGGCGGAGACGCCGTTCGAGATGTGGCGACGGACCAATGTGGTGCGGCAGAAGCAAGAAGGTTATGTCGCCGCCGTGACCAAGCTCTTTATGGGCGATCTCACGACAGAGCAGATGCTGCTCATCGCTGATCTTGCCGATCGCTATTCCAATGGCAACATCCGGACGACGATCAATCAGAACATGATCATTCGCTGGATACCGGAGTCGCGCATCGCCGATCTCTATGCCGATTTGGCCTCACAGGGCTTGGCCGATCCCGGCGCCGAATTGGTTGAAGATATTATTGCCTGCCCCGGTACCGATACGTGCGGTCTGGGGATCACGTCTTCCAAGGGGCTCGCGCGGGCCCTGGCAGAGGTATTTCCAGCCGGGCGGGTTCCCGAAGATTTACATGACGTCACGGTCAAGATTAGCGGCTGTCACAACTCCTGCGCGCAACACCATATCGCCACGATTGGTTTGCATGGTGTCGGGAAGCGGATTGCCGATCATGTCGCGCCGTTCTATGAATTGCATTTGGGCGGGAAGGTCGACGGGACCGCGAAAATCGGACAGATGGTGGTGAAGTTGCCGGCGAAGAGCGTGTCGGCGGCGATCACACATTTGATTCGCGTCTACCGGCGAGATCGCCTTTCAGGTGAAGGGTTGCCGGCCTTCATCGATCGTGTCGGCAAGATCAAACTCAAGGACGAGCTGATTCCCTATACCATCGTTCCATCCTTTCAAGAGGACCCTACGTTTTACTATGACTGGGAAGGTGAGGCCGAGTTCGTTTTGGAAGATCTCGGACCAGGCGAATGCGCTGGTGGCGCGCTTGAAATGATCGAGAACGGCATTCTCGAAGCCGATCAAGAGCTCTATCAGGCAAAGCTGCTTGTCGACAACCATCAGTATTCCGTGTCGGTGAACAAGTCCTATCGGGCCGTGCTGTCTGCTGCGAAGGCGTTGCTCGTGACGGAAGGACTTGAGCCCTCGACCGATGCAGAAACCTTCATCGAGTTTGATAGCCGCATTGCACAGAAGGGCATCGTTCCGGCGATGTATCGGGACTTGAGGAAGAGTGTTGGCGATTTAGGGCCCAAGGAGACGACCGGCGAATCGGCCCGGGAGAAGATGGTGTTTGCGAAGGGTTTCGTCGATGCCTGCCGTTCCGCCACGGAGCAGATGGGCAAAGATCTCAAGTTGGCTGCGGTGGGCCAGGCCACAGTGGTGACGGCCAGCCCGACGCCGGCGGTGAAGCCAGCGTTGTCTTCTGTCACCGCGCCTGCTGCGTCCGGTGCGCCGGTGTACGATCTGCGGGGGGTGGCTTGCCCGCTGAACTATGTGAAGACGAAGTTGAAACTTGAGATGATGGATGCGGGTGAGCAATTGGAAGTCTGGCTTGATGCAGGCGAGCCGATCAAAAACGTGCCCCTGAGCTTAAAGAACGATGGGCATAAGCTGTTGTTGCAGGAACCACTCGAAGCCGAGGCGGCTCATTATCGGATTCTGGTCGAAAAAGTAGAGTAG
- a CDS encoding phosphoadenylyl-sulfate reductase: MGSLSSEELNAWSESFEAKQPQELLAAAIERFTPKIVLACSFGAEDMVLLDMVHRINPSVPLFYLDTEFLFPETYATRDRVIEQYGLQPQQVIQVKSLLTPEQQAAQQGETLWTRHPDQCCELRKVEPLTRVLKGFDAWITGIRRDQSPTRAHAKLIEWDQKFQLVKVNPLAKWTWEDVWTYIRVYEVPYNALHDRNYPSIGCTHCTSPVMPGEDPRAGRWKNFTKTECGLHKAP; the protein is encoded by the coding sequence ATGGGCAGTCTATCATCGGAAGAATTGAACGCCTGGAGTGAGTCGTTTGAGGCGAAGCAGCCACAAGAGCTGTTGGCCGCAGCGATTGAGCGGTTTACGCCGAAGATCGTGCTTGCCTGCAGTTTTGGAGCGGAGGATATGGTGCTCTTGGACATGGTCCACCGCATCAATCCCTCCGTGCCGCTCTTTTATCTCGATACGGAGTTCCTGTTTCCTGAGACCTACGCGACGCGCGATCGTGTGATCGAACAGTACGGGCTACAGCCGCAACAGGTCATTCAGGTAAAGTCGCTGCTGACGCCGGAGCAGCAGGCGGCTCAGCAGGGCGAGACTCTGTGGACGCGCCATCCCGATCAATGTTGCGAATTGCGCAAAGTGGAGCCGCTGACCCGCGTGCTCAAGGGATTCGATGCTTGGATCACCGGCATCAGGCGGGACCAGTCTCCTACGAGAGCCCATGCGAAACTGATCGAGTGGGACCAGAAGTTTCAGTTGGTCAAAGTGAATCCCCTCGCGAAGTGGACGTGGGAGGATGTCTGGACCTACATTCGTGTCTACGAGGTTCCCTACAATGCACTGCATGACCGCAACTACCCCAGTATCGGCTGCACCCATTGTACGAGCCCGGTGATGCCCGGCGAAGACCCCCGCGCGGGACGATGGAAAAATTTTACCAAGACGGAGTGCGGGTTACACAAGGCCCCGTAA
- the trpD gene encoding anthranilate phosphoribosyltransferase → MQEFIAKIAKGPRAAKDLTWDEAKRAMKALIEGEATPAQVGAFLIAMRIKMESVTELASMTATARSYVAPVPIPRELGVVDLPSYAGKQETFHALAAAAIVAASAGASVLMHGYDGIPGRAGNAGVLKALGLPIDMEPKVAAEAVKKHGFAYLDIALYHPPVYRFLEMRQELGARNVFHPIARLLNPARAASQVVGLSHPPHFEKTAEVLRMLACPRALVVSGVEGDPELSISALTRVLELRDERITPLSFASKDAGLPLGTPRDMAGFPSDQRDKEADLLRRILHNQVQGGSHNWVLMNAALILYAAGKGATWTACIPLARRALEEGAAARKLEELTQEPVGTGVPGRTH, encoded by the coding sequence ATGCAGGAATTTATTGCGAAAATTGCCAAGGGGCCAAGGGCTGCCAAGGATCTGACCTGGGACGAAGCGAAGCGGGCGATGAAGGCACTCATTGAAGGAGAGGCCACGCCGGCACAGGTGGGGGCCTTTCTCATTGCCATGAGAATAAAGATGGAGTCCGTTACTGAATTGGCTTCGATGACCGCGACCGCACGTTCGTATGTCGCGCCTGTGCCGATCCCCCGAGAGCTCGGTGTCGTGGATCTGCCGAGTTACGCAGGGAAGCAGGAAACCTTTCATGCCCTTGCGGCTGCCGCCATCGTGGCAGCATCGGCCGGTGCGTCGGTGTTGATGCATGGCTATGACGGGATTCCCGGTCGCGCGGGGAATGCCGGGGTGCTCAAGGCCCTGGGCTTGCCGATTGACATGGAGCCGAAAGTCGCGGCAGAGGCGGTGAAGAAGCATGGGTTCGCCTATCTCGACATCGCTTTGTACCATCCCCCGGTCTATCGCTTTTTGGAGATGCGACAGGAGTTGGGAGCGCGGAACGTTTTTCATCCGATTGCAAGACTGTTGAATCCGGCTCGCGCCGCGTCACAGGTCGTCGGTCTGTCTCATCCGCCTCACTTTGAAAAGACCGCTGAAGTGTTGCGGATGTTGGCCTGTCCGCGGGCGCTGGTGGTCAGCGGCGTGGAAGGTGACCCAGAGCTGTCGATTAGCGCACTCACCAGGGTGTTGGAATTGCGGGATGAGCGGATTACCCCTCTCTCGTTCGCATCAAAAGATGCCGGATTGCCGCTGGGCACGCCGCGCGACATGGCCGGCTTTCCGTCGGACCAGCGAGACAAGGAAGCCGATCTGCTTCGACGGATTCTCCATAATCAGGTCCAGGGCGGGTCGCACAACTGGGTATTGATGAATGCGGCCTTGATTTTGTACGCCGCAGGCAAAGGCGCGACGTGGACGGCCTGCATTCCGCTGGCGCGGCGAGCGCTCGAAGAGGGAGCCGCGGCACGAAAGTTAGAAGAGCTGACACAGGAGCCGGTGGGCACAGGCGTCCCCGGACGAACCCATTGA